In Tenrec ecaudatus isolate mTenEca1 chromosome 4, mTenEca1.hap1, whole genome shotgun sequence, a single window of DNA contains:
- the C4H11orf58 gene encoding small acidic protein, whose translation MSAARDSHPHGVKRSASPDDDLGSSNWEAADLGNEERKQKFLRLMGAGKKEHTGRLVIGDHKSTSHFRTGEEDKKINEELESQYQQSMDSKLSGRYRRHCGLGFSEVEDHDGEGDVAGDDDDEDDSPDPESPDDSESDSESEKEESAEELQATEHPEEVEDPKNKKDAKSNYKMMFVKSSGS comes from the exons ATGAGTGCAGCCAGGGACTCCCACCCACACGGGGTGAAGCGCTCAGCCTCCCCAGACGACGAT CTTGGATCTAGCAATTGGGAAGCAGCAGACTTAGGTAatgaagagagaaaacaaaagttcTTGAGACTTATGGGAGCAGGAAAG AAAGAACATACCGGGCGTCTTGTTATAGGAGATCACAAATCAACATCTCACTTCCGAACAG GGGAAGAAGACAAGAAAATTAATGAAGAACTGGAGTCTCAATATCAGCAAAGTATGGACAGTAAATTATCAGGAAGATATCGACGGCATTGTGGACTTGGCTTCAGTGAG GTCGAGGATCATGATGGAGAAGGTGACGTGGCTGGAGATGACGATGACGAGGATGATTCACCTGACCCTGAAAGCCCAGACGACTCCGAGAGTGACTCAGAGTCAGAGAAAGAGGAATCTGCTGAAGAACTGCAAGCTACTGAGCACCCCGAGGAAGTGGAGGAccccaaaaacaaaaaagatgcaAAAAGCAATTATAAGATGATGTTTGTTAAATCTAGTGGTTCATAA